A window of Candidatus Pantoea floridensis contains these coding sequences:
- the araA gene encoding L-arabinose isomerase, whose product MEQHNAQQVWFVIGTQHLYGAETLRQVEQHARQVMEGLNQAGTLPVPLVLKPLVKSPDEALALCRDANHDNQCVGIITWLHTFSPAKMWIGGLSILNKPLLQFHTQFNAEIPWDSMDMDFMNLNQTAHGGREFGFIGARMGLQHSVVTGHWQDKTSQQRIGRWINAALAKQASQQLKVARFGDNMREVAVTEGDKVAAQIQFGYSVNGWGVGDLVEVVNSVSDGDVNTLIDEYESQYRFSEVAAVNGDKRQNVLDAARIELGLKRFLEAEGCKAFTTNFQTLHGMTQLPGLAVQRLMGQGYGFAGEGDWKTAALLRILKVQAGARAGGTSFMEDYTYHFSPGNDLVLGSHMLEVCPSIAKEEKPLIDVQFLGIGAKADPARMIFSTPAGRAVNASVIDLGDRFRLLVNVVDAIEQPKPLPKLPVARALWRAQPSLATASEAWILAGGAHHTVFSQALDLDDMYLYGELNGIEVVVIDEETRLPAFKDALRWNEAYYRLAR is encoded by the coding sequence ATGGAACAGCACAACGCACAACAGGTGTGGTTTGTTATTGGCACGCAGCACCTTTACGGCGCGGAAACCTTGCGTCAGGTGGAGCAACACGCTCGCCAGGTGATGGAAGGATTAAATCAGGCTGGAACCTTACCGGTGCCGCTGGTGCTGAAGCCGCTGGTGAAATCACCCGACGAAGCGCTGGCCTTGTGCCGTGATGCTAATCACGACAATCAGTGCGTCGGCATCATTACCTGGCTGCACACCTTTTCTCCGGCCAAAATGTGGATTGGCGGCCTGAGCATCCTGAATAAGCCGCTGCTGCAATTCCATACCCAGTTCAACGCAGAAATTCCGTGGGACAGCATGGATATGGACTTTATGAACCTCAACCAAACCGCACACGGCGGCCGTGAATTCGGCTTTATCGGCGCGCGCATGGGTTTGCAGCACAGCGTGGTGACCGGCCACTGGCAGGATAAAACCAGCCAGCAGCGCATTGGACGCTGGATCAATGCTGCACTGGCGAAACAAGCCAGCCAGCAGCTGAAAGTGGCCCGCTTCGGCGACAACATGCGTGAAGTGGCGGTGACCGAAGGCGATAAAGTGGCGGCGCAGATTCAGTTCGGCTACTCGGTGAACGGCTGGGGCGTCGGTGATTTGGTCGAGGTGGTGAACAGCGTCAGCGATGGCGACGTCAACACGCTGATCGACGAATATGAGAGCCAATATCGCTTTAGCGAGGTGGCCGCGGTCAACGGGGATAAACGTCAAAACGTGCTGGATGCGGCGCGCATCGAACTGGGACTGAAGCGCTTCCTTGAAGCCGAAGGCTGCAAAGCCTTCACCACCAACTTCCAGACGTTGCATGGCATGACGCAGCTGCCGGGTTTAGCGGTGCAGCGCCTGATGGGCCAGGGCTATGGTTTTGCCGGTGAAGGCGACTGGAAAACTGCCGCGCTGCTGCGCATCCTCAAGGTACAAGCGGGCGCACGTGCGGGCGGGACCTCCTTTATGGAGGATTACACCTATCACTTCTCACCGGGTAACGATTTGGTGCTGGGCTCGCACATGCTGGAAGTGTGCCCGTCTATCGCCAAAGAGGAGAAGCCGCTGATTGATGTGCAGTTCCTCGGTATTGGCGCTAAAGCCGACCCGGCGCGCATGATTTTCTCTACGCCGGCAGGACGCGCGGTGAATGCCAGCGTGATTGATCTCGGCGATCGTTTCCGTTTGCTGGTGAATGTGGTGGATGCCATCGAACAGCCAAAACCGCTGCCAAAACTGCCGGTGGCGCGTGCGCTGTGGCGTGCGCAGCCGTCGCTGGCCACCGCCTCCGAAGCGTGGATTCTGGCCGGCGGCGCGCATCACACGGTGTTTAGCCAGGCGCTGGATTTGGATGATATGTATCTTTACGGCGAGCTGAACGGCATTGAAGTCGTGGTGATTGATGAAGAAACGCGTTTGCCGGCCTTTAAAGATGCGCTGCGCTGGAACGAGGCGTATTACCGCTTAGCGCGTTGA
- the yjfF gene encoding galactofuranose ABC transporter, permease protein YjfF, whose amino-acid sequence MIKRHLPLMITLLVFVAGYLFCLSQFPGFASTRVICNILTDNAFLGIIAVGMTFVILSGGIDLSVGAVIAFSGVFLARVIGDYHLDPLLAFAVVLAMGALFGAMMGWLIDALKIPAFIITLAGMFFLRGCSYLVSENSIPIDHPLYTTLSSLAWKIPGGGRLSLLAVIMLIVVIGGIILAHRTRFGNQVYAIGGSLTSAQLMGVSTRATTIKIYMLSTTLATLAGIVFSIYTSAGYALAGLGVELDAIASVVIGGTLLSGGVGTVLGTLFGVLIQGLIQTWINFDGTLSSWWTKIAIGILLFAFIALQRLLTVMWDRQQNAPVKRLIS is encoded by the coding sequence ATGATTAAACGTCATCTGCCTTTAATGATCACGCTGCTGGTGTTTGTCGCGGGTTATCTATTCTGCCTCAGTCAATTCCCCGGTTTCGCCTCGACGCGCGTGATTTGCAACATCCTCACTGATAACGCCTTCCTCGGGATTATTGCCGTGGGGATGACCTTTGTGATTTTGTCCGGCGGCATTGATTTGTCGGTGGGCGCGGTGATTGCCTTTAGCGGGGTGTTCCTGGCGCGGGTGATTGGCGATTACCATCTCGATCCGCTGCTGGCGTTTGCAGTGGTATTGGCGATGGGCGCGCTGTTTGGCGCGATGATGGGCTGGCTGATTGATGCGCTGAAAATCCCGGCCTTCATCATTACGCTGGCGGGGATGTTTTTCCTGCGCGGCTGTAGCTATCTGGTGTCGGAGAATTCGATTCCTATCGACCATCCGCTCTATACCACGCTGTCGAGTCTGGCATGGAAGATACCGGGCGGCGGCCGACTCAGTTTGCTGGCGGTGATTATGCTGATAGTGGTGATCGGCGGCATTATTCTGGCGCACCGCACGCGCTTTGGTAATCAGGTGTACGCAATTGGCGGCAGCCTAACCTCGGCGCAGCTGATGGGCGTTTCAACCCGCGCGACCACCATTAAGATTTATATGTTATCGACCACGCTGGCGACGCTGGCGGGCATTGTGTTCTCTATCTATACCTCGGCGGGTTATGCGTTAGCGGGATTAGGCGTCGAGTTGGATGCCATTGCCTCGGTAGTGATTGGCGGCACCTTGCTGTCTGGCGGCGTGGGCACGGTGTTGGGCACGCTGTTCGGCGTGTTAATTCAGGGATTGATTCAGACCTGGATTAACTTTGACGGCACCCTGAGTTCGTGGTGGACGAAGATCGCCATCGGCATTCTGCTGTTCGCTTTTATCGCGCTGCAACGTCTGCTGACCGTGATGTGGGATCGCCAGCAGAACGCGCCGGTTAAGCGTTTAATCTCTTAA
- the ytfT gene encoding galactofuranose ABC transporter, ATP-binding protein YtfT, which yields MLESPMTHEKPVRRKPKLPPGMPQIIALILVLLVDSLVANNFFAIHIQDGRLFGSPIDILNRAAPVALLAIGMTLVIATGGIDLSVGAVMAIAGATAATLTVAGHSLPFIILATLGTGLACGLWNGVLVALLKIQPFVATLILMVAGRGVAQLITQGQIVTFNSDSLAWFGSGSLWLLPVPVWITLLVALLVWLLTRKTALGLFIEAVGINLRAARNAGVNGWLVVMSTYVISGVCAAVAGMIVAADIRGADANNAGLWLELDAILAVVIGGASLMGGRFNLVLSLIGALIIQSMNTGILLSGFQPELNQVVKAVVVMCVLLLQSPRFIAMLKRRRPK from the coding sequence ATGCTTGAATCCCCTATGACACATGAAAAACCCGTACGGCGTAAGCCGAAGCTGCCGCCTGGGATGCCGCAGATTATTGCGCTGATTCTGGTGCTGCTGGTGGATAGCCTGGTGGCGAATAACTTTTTTGCCATCCATATACAGGACGGGCGCCTGTTCGGTAGTCCGATTGATATCCTCAATCGTGCTGCGCCGGTTGCGCTGCTGGCCATTGGCATGACGCTGGTGATTGCCACCGGCGGCATCGATTTGTCCGTGGGCGCAGTGATGGCGATAGCCGGGGCCACGGCGGCGACCTTAACCGTCGCGGGACACAGTCTGCCCTTTATTATTCTGGCCACGCTCGGCACGGGTCTGGCGTGTGGTTTGTGGAATGGCGTACTGGTGGCGCTCCTCAAAATTCAGCCGTTTGTTGCCACGCTGATTTTGATGGTGGCGGGGCGCGGTGTGGCGCAGTTGATTACCCAAGGTCAAATTGTCACCTTTAATAGCGATAGCCTGGCGTGGTTCGGCAGCGGTTCGCTGTGGCTACTGCCGGTGCCGGTGTGGATTACGCTGCTGGTGGCGTTGCTGGTATGGCTGCTGACGCGCAAAACCGCACTTGGGCTGTTTATTGAAGCGGTGGGCATCAATCTGCGCGCGGCACGTAATGCGGGCGTCAATGGCTGGCTGGTGGTGATGTCAACCTATGTTATCAGCGGCGTGTGTGCGGCAGTTGCGGGGATGATTGTCGCGGCGGATATTCGCGGTGCCGATGCTAATAACGCCGGTTTGTGGCTGGAGCTGGATGCGATTCTGGCGGTGGTAATTGGCGGCGCCTCGCTGATGGGTGGACGGTTTAATCTGGTGCTGTCGCTGATTGGTGCGCTGATTATTCAATCAATGAACACCGGCATTCTACTGTCCGGCTTCCAGCCTGAACTCAATCAGGTGGTGAAAGCGGTGGTGGTGATGTGCGTGCTGTTGCTGCAGTCGCCTCGCTTTATTGCCATGTTAAAACGGAGACGCCCGAAATGA
- a CDS encoding sugar ABC transporter ATP-binding protein — MSTSDETALLTISGVSKGFPGVKALDNVSFSIRKGEIMALLGENGAGKSTLIKVLTGVYTRDAGTVTLNGKAITPHNTADAQEMGIGTVYQEVNLLPNMSVADNLYIGREPRHFGMIDRKRMVRDADTLMRNYGFALDVTRPLGHYSVAMQQIIAICRAVDLSAQVLILDEPTASLDASEVEMLFTLMAQLKAKGMSLIFVTHFLDQVYRITDRITVLRNGQFIATRDTATLPQIELIKLMLGRELLETALQRQGSTLRSNQPIVSFEDYGKKGTIEPFNLQVRPGEVVGLAGLLGSGRTETAEVLFGIRRADRGTATIKGKVQNIRTPAKASRLGMGFCPEDRKTDGIIGAASVRENIILALQAQRGWLRPIKRREQQEIAERFIKSLGIRTPHADQPVELLSGGNQQKVLLSRWLVTKPQFLILDEPTRGIDVGAHAEIIRLIETLCADGLALLVISSELEELVGYADRVLIMRDLKQVAEIPLEQLSVASIVNAIADGGAQHA, encoded by the coding sequence ATGAGCACCTCCGATGAAACCGCACTGCTGACCATCAGCGGCGTCAGCAAAGGTTTTCCCGGCGTGAAAGCGCTGGATAATGTTTCGTTCAGCATTCGCAAAGGCGAGATCATGGCATTGCTGGGCGAAAACGGCGCGGGCAAATCCACGCTGATCAAAGTGCTGACCGGCGTCTATACGCGTGATGCCGGCACAGTCACGCTCAATGGCAAGGCGATTACGCCACACAATACCGCTGATGCGCAGGAAATGGGCATCGGCACCGTTTACCAGGAAGTGAATCTGCTGCCGAACATGTCGGTGGCGGATAATTTATATATTGGCCGTGAACCGCGCCATTTTGGCATGATCGACCGTAAACGCATGGTACGTGATGCGGATACGTTAATGCGCAATTACGGTTTTGCGCTCGATGTGACGCGCCCACTCGGCCACTACTCGGTAGCGATGCAGCAAATCATTGCGATTTGTCGCGCGGTGGATCTCTCTGCGCAGGTACTGATTCTGGATGAGCCAACCGCCAGCCTTGACGCCAGCGAAGTTGAAATGCTGTTTACCCTGATGGCGCAGTTAAAAGCCAAAGGGATGAGCCTGATTTTTGTCACCCATTTTCTCGACCAGGTTTACCGCATAACCGATCGCATCACCGTGCTGCGCAACGGGCAGTTTATTGCTACCCGGGATACCGCCACGCTGCCGCAGATTGAACTGATCAAACTGATGCTGGGCCGCGAGCTGCTGGAAACCGCCTTACAGCGTCAGGGCAGTACGCTGCGCAGCAACCAGCCAATCGTTTCGTTTGAAGATTATGGCAAGAAGGGCACCATCGAACCGTTCAATTTGCAGGTGCGGCCCGGCGAAGTGGTGGGTCTGGCCGGTTTGCTGGGTTCAGGTCGTACCGAAACGGCGGAAGTACTGTTTGGCATTCGCCGCGCCGATCGCGGCACCGCGACCATTAAAGGCAAGGTGCAAAACATTCGTACACCGGCGAAAGCATCCCGCCTCGGCATGGGCTTCTGCCCGGAAGATCGTAAAACTGACGGCATTATCGGCGCTGCCTCGGTACGCGAAAACATCATTCTAGCGCTGCAGGCGCAGCGCGGCTGGCTACGGCCAATCAAACGCCGTGAGCAGCAGGAGATTGCCGAACGCTTTATTAAAAGTCTGGGCATTCGTACGCCGCATGCCGATCAGCCGGTTGAGCTGCTGTCCGGCGGCAATCAGCAGAAAGTGCTGCTGTCGCGCTGGCTGGTGACCAAACCCCAATTCCTGATCCTCGACGAGCCGACGCGCGGCATTGATGTGGGCGCGCACGCTGAGATCATTCGCTTAATTGAGACCTTATGCGCCGACGGACTGGCGCTACTGGTTATCTCCTCTGAACTCGAAGAGCTGGTGGGCTATGCCGATCGCGTATTGATCATGCGTGATTTGAAGCAGGTGGCTGAAATCCCGCTAGAGCAGCTATCGGTGGCATCCATCGTCAATGCCATCGCCGATGGAGGAGCACAACATGCTTGA
- the ytfQ gene encoding galactofuranose ABC transporter, galactofuranose-binding protein YtfQ yields MWKRLLLTAMVSSALSTSVLAADMTVGFSQVGSESGWRSAETNVAKSEAQKRGITLKIADGQQKQENQIKAVRSFIAQGVDAIFIAPVVQTGWEPVLEEAKDAKIPVFLLDRAIVVKDKSLYMAVVTADNVLEGKLIGDWLVKTVADKKCNVVELQGTVGASVAIDRKKGFAEAIAGHNNIKVIRSQSGDFTRSKGKEVMESFIKAENNGKNICMVYAHNDDMAIGAIQAIKEAGLKPGKDILTGSIDGVPDIYKAMLAGEANANVELTPNMAGPAFDALEKFKKDGTLPPKIIKTESKLYLPDSAQAQLDTKKGMGY; encoded by the coding sequence ATGTGGAAACGTTTACTCTTAACCGCCATGGTGAGCTCGGCACTGAGTACGTCGGTGCTTGCCGCTGATATGACGGTGGGCTTCTCACAGGTTGGCTCGGAATCTGGCTGGCGTTCAGCGGAAACCAACGTGGCGAAAAGTGAAGCGCAGAAGCGCGGTATCACCTTGAAAATCGCTGATGGTCAGCAGAAGCAGGAGAACCAGATCAAAGCGGTACGCTCCTTCATTGCACAGGGTGTCGATGCCATCTTCATTGCGCCCGTAGTGCAAACGGGATGGGAACCGGTGCTCGAAGAAGCGAAAGACGCCAAGATCCCGGTGTTCCTGTTAGACCGCGCTATCGTGGTGAAAGATAAGTCCCTCTACATGGCGGTGGTCACCGCGGACAACGTGCTGGAAGGCAAGTTGATTGGCGACTGGCTGGTGAAAACCGTTGCTGACAAAAAATGTAATGTCGTTGAGCTGCAAGGCACGGTTGGCGCCAGCGTGGCGATTGACCGTAAGAAAGGCTTTGCCGAAGCCATCGCCGGCCATAACAACATCAAAGTGATTCGCTCGCAGTCAGGAGACTTTACCCGCAGTAAGGGTAAAGAGGTGATGGAGAGTTTTATCAAGGCGGAAAACAACGGCAAAAATATCTGCATGGTTTACGCACATAACGATGACATGGCTATCGGTGCCATTCAGGCGATTAAAGAAGCGGGCCTGAAGCCAGGCAAAGATATCCTTACCGGCTCAATTGATGGCGTACCGGATATCTATAAAGCGATGTTGGCTGGTGAAGCCAATGCCAACGTGGAGTTAACGCCAAACATGGCGGGGCCGGCCTTTGACGCCCTGGAGAAATTCAAGAAAGACGGCACGCTGCCGCCAAAAATCATCAAAACCGAATCGAAACTGTATCTGCCCGACTCCGCGCAGGCGCAGCTCGATACCAAAAAAGGCATGGGTTACTGA
- the ydgT gene encoding transcription modulator YdgT, translating into MTALDYLLKFRKVNNLDSLEKLYDHLNYSLTDDNEIINMYRAADHRRAELVSGGRLYDLGRVPKTVWRYVI; encoded by the coding sequence ATGACTGCATTAGATTACCTGCTGAAATTCCGTAAGGTGAATAATCTCGATAGTCTGGAAAAGCTCTATGACCATCTCAATTATTCGCTGACTGATGATAATGAGATCATCAATATGTATCGTGCGGCTGACCATCGACGTGCCGAATTGGTTTCAGGCGGTCGTTTGTACGATCTTGGACGCGTGCCTAAAACCGTATGGCGCTACGTGATCTAA
- a CDS encoding DUF2569 domain-containing protein, whose amino-acid sequence MIKQVNPPRIAGWLLLPLAWLIMTMLTSALVVAMYLSPLFNTELRTTLFSHGGTLLTQWSISLLTAAVVWLYSIWVCWIFCKRSQRLPRHYILWLLMTVLLALKTFAFTPVADSKAIQTLLLSLLAAAVFVPYFKRSQRVKQSFIKPE is encoded by the coding sequence ATGATCAAACAAGTGAATCCGCCACGTATTGCTGGCTGGCTGCTGCTGCCGCTGGCGTGGCTGATTATGACCATGCTCACCAGTGCGCTTGTCGTGGCGATGTATTTGAGCCCGCTGTTTAATACCGAATTGCGTACGACGCTGTTTTCACACGGCGGCACGCTGCTGACGCAATGGTCCATTTCGTTGCTCACCGCTGCTGTCGTCTGGCTTTACAGCATTTGGGTGTGCTGGATTTTCTGTAAACGTTCGCAACGCTTACCCCGCCATTACATCCTGTGGTTGCTGATGACCGTGCTGCTGGCGCTAAAAACCTTCGCGTTTACTCCGGTTGCGGACAGTAAAGCGATTCAGACATTGCTGTTGTCGCTGCTGGCTGCGGCAGTGTTTGTGCCCTATTTCAAACGCTCGCAACGCGTAAAACAGTCGTTTATCAAGCCCGAATGA
- the rsxA gene encoding electron transport complex subunit RsxA — protein sequence MTDYLLLFIGTVLVNNFVLVKFLGLCPFMGVSKKLETAIGMGLATTFVITLAAICAWLVNHLILVPLDLVYLRTMAYILVIAVVVQFTEMVVRKTSPSLYRLLGIFLPLITTNCAVLGVPLLSVNLNHTFLQAALYGFSASLGFSLVMVLFAGMRERLVLANVPAPFKGNSIALITAGLMALAFMGFTGLVKF from the coding sequence ATGACCGATTATTTACTTCTCTTTATTGGCACCGTGCTGGTGAACAACTTTGTGTTGGTCAAATTCCTCGGCCTTTGCCCATTTATGGGCGTGTCAAAAAAACTGGAAACGGCCATTGGCATGGGACTTGCCACCACTTTCGTGATCACGCTGGCGGCGATCTGCGCCTGGCTGGTGAATCATCTGATCCTGGTACCGCTCGATCTGGTTTATCTGCGTACCATGGCCTACATCCTGGTCATCGCGGTGGTGGTGCAGTTCACCGAAATGGTGGTGCGTAAAACCAGTCCGTCGCTCTATCGTTTACTGGGCATCTTCCTGCCGCTGATCACCACCAACTGTGCGGTGCTGGGTGTGCCGCTGCTGAGCGTCAACCTGAACCACACTTTCCTGCAGGCCGCGCTGTATGGCTTCAGTGCTTCACTCGGCTTCTCGCTGGTGATGGTGTTATTCGCCGGCATGCGCGAACGTTTAGTGCTGGCTAACGTCCCTGCACCGTTCAAAGGCAATTCGATCGCGCTGATCACTGCAGGTTTGATGGCGCTGGCCTTCATGGGCTTCACCGGGCTGGTGAAATTCTAA
- the rsxB gene encoding electron transport complex subunit RsxB, with amino-acid sequence MTAIWIAIAVLAALSLVFGALLGYASRRFEVEEDPIVEQIDAILPQSQCGQCGYPGCRPYADAVGNNGEAINKCAPGGEQTMLKLASLLNVEPQPLDGGAEVLEPIRTVAWIDEANCIGCTKCIQACPVDAIVGATRAMHTVLSDVCTGCDLCVAPCPTDCIEMRPVATTTANWKWNLDTIPVRVIPVETHA; translated from the coding sequence ATGACCGCGATTTGGATTGCTATTGCGGTACTCGCGGCGCTGAGCCTGGTGTTTGGCGCCCTGCTCGGTTACGCCTCGCGTCGCTTCGAGGTGGAAGAAGATCCAATTGTTGAGCAGATTGATGCCATTCTGCCGCAGAGCCAGTGTGGTCAGTGCGGCTATCCCGGCTGCCGCCCGTACGCGGATGCGGTGGGTAATAACGGCGAGGCAATCAATAAATGTGCGCCCGGTGGCGAGCAAACCATGCTCAAGCTGGCATCGCTGCTCAACGTTGAACCACAACCGCTGGACGGCGGTGCCGAGGTGCTGGAGCCGATCCGTACCGTAGCGTGGATCGATGAAGCGAACTGCATTGGCTGCACCAAATGTATTCAGGCTTGCCCGGTTGATGCCATTGTAGGCGCCACGCGCGCTATGCATACGGTGCTGAGCGACGTCTGCACCGGCTGCGACCTCTGCGTTGCGCCTTGCCCAACCGACTGTATTGAGATGCGCCCGGTTGCCACCACCACGGCCAACTGGAAGTGGAATCTCGACACCATTCCTGTACGGGTGATCCCGGTAGAAACCCATGCTTAA
- the rsxC gene encoding electron transport complex subunit RsxC: MLNLFNLFRKEKLWDFQGGIHPPEMKTQSNGTPLSQLPLPERFIIPLKQHIGHEGEICVTPGDKVLRGQPLTFGGGRMLPVHAPTSGTIEAIAPHMTAHPSGLSELCIFLRADGEDRWTTLDPQPDYRALSREDVVKRIHDAGIAGLGGAGFPTATKLRGGLRGVKTLIINAAECEPYITADDRLMQDCAAEVLEGCRILAWVLQAERVLIGIEDNKPEAIAALKKALGGDRELQIRVIPTKYPSGGAKQLTQILTGLEVPHGGRSTDIGVLMQNVGTAWAVKRAIVDGEPITERVVTLTGEALARPRNVWGRLGTPVSHLLQHAGFTPGSRQMVVMGGPLMGFTLPSLDVPLVKISNCILAPSASEMGNDQEEQSCIRCSACADACPAKLLPQQLFWYSQGGDHDKARAHHIDDCIECGACAYVCPSNIPLVQYYRQEKAELRAIDLEAQRTAEAKARFEARQMRLEREKQAREARHEQAKQRVASSDQGERDAAVARIKVRQEKTPEQDAAEREARHAQALAQQAEKQAETQALSRQAVDPRKAAVEAAIARAKAKKVGAQPAEIAPAAEAEVDPRKAAVEAAIARAKAKKAAAAPPAEATPAAEPEVDPRKAAVEAAIARAKAKKAAAAQPAEVAPAAEPEVDPRKAAVEAAIARAKAKKAAASAAQPSEVSTPPEVEAAASPDPADPRKAAIAAAVARAKARKAQQQPSTTEE, translated from the coding sequence ATGCTTAATTTGTTCAACCTGTTCCGCAAAGAGAAACTGTGGGATTTTCAGGGCGGCATCCATCCGCCGGAAATGAAAACCCAGTCAAACGGTACGCCGCTCAGCCAGCTACCGCTGCCTGAACGCTTTATTATTCCGTTGAAACAGCATATTGGCCATGAAGGCGAAATTTGTGTCACACCCGGTGACAAGGTGCTGCGCGGGCAGCCGCTGACGTTTGGCGGCGGACGCATGTTGCCGGTGCACGCGCCGACCTCCGGCACCATCGAAGCTATTGCGCCACATATGACGGCGCATCCTTCCGGTTTATCGGAGCTGTGCATTTTCCTGCGCGCCGATGGCGAAGACCGCTGGACCACGCTCGATCCGCAGCCCGATTATCGCGCGCTCTCACGTGAAGACGTCGTTAAGCGTATCCACGATGCCGGTATTGCTGGTCTGGGCGGTGCGGGCTTCCCCACCGCCACCAAACTGCGCGGCGGCCTGCGCGGCGTCAAAACGCTGATCATCAATGCTGCAGAGTGCGAGCCGTATATTACCGCCGACGATCGCTTAATGCAGGATTGCGCCGCAGAAGTGCTGGAAGGTTGTCGAATTCTCGCCTGGGTACTGCAGGCTGAGCGGGTGTTGATCGGCATAGAAGATAATAAACCGGAGGCGATTGCCGCGCTGAAAAAGGCCTTAGGCGGCGATCGTGAACTGCAAATTCGCGTCATCCCCACCAAATATCCGTCCGGCGGCGCCAAACAGCTCACGCAAATTCTGACCGGACTCGAAGTCCCGCACGGCGGACGATCCACCGATATCGGTGTACTGATGCAGAACGTGGGCACCGCCTGGGCGGTGAAGCGCGCCATCGTTGACGGTGAACCGATTACCGAACGCGTGGTAACGCTGACCGGTGAAGCGCTGGCACGCCCGCGCAATGTGTGGGGACGACTTGGTACGCCGGTTAGCCACCTGCTGCAGCACGCAGGCTTTACGCCAGGATCACGTCAGATGGTGGTCATGGGCGGTCCGCTGATGGGCTTTACTCTGCCATCGCTGGATGTGCCGCTGGTGAAGATCTCCAACTGCATTCTGGCCCCTTCCGCCAGCGAAATGGGCAACGATCAGGAAGAACAATCCTGCATTCGCTGCAGTGCCTGCGCCGATGCCTGCCCGGCCAAGCTGCTGCCTCAGCAGCTGTTCTGGTATAGCCAGGGCGGCGATCACGACAAAGCCCGCGCGCACCATATCGATGACTGCATTGAGTGTGGCGCCTGCGCCTATGTTTGCCCAAGTAACATTCCGCTGGTGCAATATTATCGCCAGGAGAAAGCTGAACTGCGCGCTATCGACCTCGAGGCGCAGCGCACCGCCGAAGCGAAGGCCCGTTTTGAAGCGCGGCAGATGCGTTTAGAACGTGAAAAACAGGCGCGTGAAGCCCGCCATGAGCAGGCTAAACAGCGCGTGGCGAGTAGCGATCAGGGTGAACGCGATGCTGCCGTGGCACGCATTAAAGTACGTCAGGAAAAAACGCCGGAACAAGATGCCGCCGAACGCGAAGCACGTCACGCTCAGGCCTTAGCCCAGCAGGCCGAGAAACAAGCCGAAACTCAGGCGCTGAGCCGACAAGCTGTTGATCCGCGCAAAGCTGCGGTTGAAGCGGCGATTGCGCGCGCTAAAGCCAAAAAAGTCGGAGCGCAACCAGCTGAGATAGCGCCGGCCGCGGAGGCAGAAGTCGATCCGCGTAAAGCCGCAGTTGAAGCGGCGATTGCCCGCGCTAAGGCTAAAAAAGCCGCCGCCGCGCCACCGGCCGAAGCCACACCGGCGGCTGAACCGGAAGTCGATCCGCGCAAAGCCGCGGTTGAAGCGGCGATTGCCCGCGCTAAGGCTAAAAAGGCCGCCGCCGCGCAACCGGCCGAAGTCGCACCGGCGGCTGAACCCGAAGTCGATCCACGCAAAGCCGCAGTTGAAGCGGCGATTGCCCGCGCTAAAGCCAAAAAGGCGGCGGCTTCTGCCGCGCAGCCGTCAGAAGTATCAACACCGCCTGAAGTGGAGGCTGCTGCCTCTCCTGACCCCGCCGACCCACGCAAAGCGGCGATTGCCGCTGCGGTCGCCCGTGCCAAAGCGCGTAAAGCGCAGCAGCAGCCTTCGACGACTGAGGAATAA